A genomic window from Streptomyces broussonetiae includes:
- a CDS encoding lytic transglycosylase domain-containing protein, giving the protein MGLALGAVLVAAFLGAVWWLTRPPALPTIPTQYLATVQSATKTCPELSVPMLAAQLDAESHWNPQADSGKAQGIAQFSPSTWAEWGKDYTGDGKADVWNPADAIPAQAAYMCHLLKEVKGIPGDPTQLALAAYNAGSRPVLKAQGIPQIPETQNYVNRIEALIPKYTQTYAKQISASPSPPRN; this is encoded by the coding sequence GTGGGCCTGGCCCTCGGAGCCGTACTCGTCGCCGCCTTCCTCGGCGCCGTCTGGTGGCTGACCCGGCCGCCCGCACTGCCCACTATCCCCACTCAGTATCTGGCGACCGTTCAGTCGGCCACCAAGACCTGCCCGGAGCTGAGCGTTCCGATGCTGGCCGCGCAACTCGACGCGGAGAGCCACTGGAACCCTCAGGCGGACTCTGGCAAAGCCCAGGGCATCGCGCAGTTCTCCCCGTCGACCTGGGCGGAGTGGGGCAAGGACTACACCGGCGACGGCAAGGCCGACGTGTGGAACCCAGCCGACGCCATCCCGGCCCAGGCCGCCTACATGTGCCATCTGCTCAAGGAGGTCAAGGGCATCCCCGGCGACCCCACCCAGCTCGCGCTCGCCGCCTACAACGCGGGTTCCCGCCCGGTCCTCAAGGCCCAGGGCATCCCACAGATCCCCGAGACGCAGAACTACGTCAACCGGATCGAGGCGCTGATCCCGAAGTACACCCAGACCTACGCCAAGCAGATCAGCGCGTCGCCCAGCCCTCCGCGCAACTGA
- a CDS encoding tetratricopeptide repeat protein, translating to MTGPVFRLADYLEQHGRTTRRRLCPPASFWHAAHTHLTQPDDLGNLATAAGDRHRLQWAYHLWRKAADASHPEALFNLAWMRDQAGDREGAETLYREAADGGHPDSLLNLAWMRDQAGDGEGAETLYRQAADIGLPSGLAYLVRMRERAGDRESAEILARQAADAGDAGALADLALTRERAGDLASAETLYRQAADGGDVTALASLALMRERVGDLAGAETLYREAADAGLWVYLAHHARIQAMAGDREGADASQLALDIEKRWLYGLDPDGSPTPPWL from the coding sequence GTGACAGGACCGGTCTTCCGCCTCGCCGACTACCTCGAACAGCACGGCCGCACCACGCGCCGCAGACTCTGTCCGCCCGCCTCCTTCTGGCACGCCGCCCATACCCATCTCACTCAACCCGACGACCTCGGCAATCTCGCCACCGCAGCCGGCGACAGGCACCGCCTGCAATGGGCCTATCACCTCTGGCGTAAAGCCGCCGATGCCAGCCACCCAGAAGCCCTGTTCAACCTGGCGTGGATGCGGGACCAGGCCGGGGACAGGGAGGGCGCCGAAACCCTCTACCGGGAGGCTGCCGACGGCGGCCATCCGGATTCGCTGTTGAACCTGGCGTGGATGCGGGACCAGGCTGGGGACGGGGAGGGCGCCGAAACCCTCTACCGGCAGGCCGCCGACATCGGCCTTCCCAGCGGCCTGGCCTATCTGGTGCGGATGCGGGAGCGGGCTGGGGACCGGGAGAGTGCCGAAATCCTGGCCCGTCAGGCCGCCGACGCTGGCGACGCCGGTGCCTTGGCCGACTTGGCGCTGACGCGGGAGAGGGCCGGGGATCTGGCGAGCGCCGAAACCCTCTACCGGCAGGCCGCCGACGGCGGTGACGTCACTGCCCTGGCCAGCCTGGCGCTGATGCGGGAGAGGGTCGGGGACCTGGCGGGCGCCGAGACCCTCTACCGAGAGGCAGCCGACGCTGGCCTCTGGGTCTACCTGGCTCACCATGCGCGGATCCAGGCCATGGCCGGGGACCGGGAGGGCGCCGACGCCAGCCAACTTGCCCTCGACATAGAGAAGAGGTGGCTGTACGGACTGGATCCGGACGGTTCGCCCACTCCCCCCTGGCTTTGA